From a single Anomaloglossus baeobatrachus isolate aAnoBae1 chromosome 8, aAnoBae1.hap1, whole genome shotgun sequence genomic region:
- the NAA80 gene encoding N-alpha-acetyltransferase 80 — MKDSEEAGAAAADHVVLVPLHRRPDLTASCAELLNQTWKRSLGARMHSLEQSSEEFPVCLVLIGATEGPVLGHARLSRVVGLPDSLFVESVIVRAELRGKGYGRKLMEATERYAKVKGFQNMYLTTHDKQDFYHHLGYRLSEPVHNMGSLNNLLPAAMIQRMAACRMDPISNHSLASSSAAPCPLLVTPAPAPDLCSTSPTSLASDLSSMSSLSAAGPCCTPAPDLCSISPPPLAPDLFSIAPPLPSSPDFCSMSLPPPPDLCSTSPLLPPDLCCTSPLLPPPPDLCSMSPPPPPDLCSTSPPPPDLCSMSPRLQSAPGHHSTPPPPDLCSTSPPPASRPWFQATPDLCSAPPTSPPPPAHYLSFISPTSQLLPDLCSTPPLHPPGPCPMLLPPPPPPGPCSMQPPPPPGPCSMPPPPPPGPCSMPPPPPGPCSMPPPPPRPGPCSMPPPPPGPCSMPPPPPPPGPCSMPPPPPPGPCSMQPPPPLGLCSVPLLPPRPTRAPVPCSMPPPPPPPPLPRPSSRPSLPPTHQGTTVFSLNTPYRDFRGDPIFWMKKCI, encoded by the exons ATGAAGGACAGCGAAGAAGCCGG GGCAGCCGCTGCCGACCATGTTGTGCTTGTGCCCCTTCACCGTCGTCCAGACCTCACTGCATCCTGTGCAGAGCTCCTGAACCAAACATGGAAGCGGAGTCTGGGGGCTCGTATGCACTCCCTAGAGCAGTCCTCCGAGGAATTCCCTGTCTGTCTGGTGCTTATTGGGGCCACGGAGGGCCCTGTCCTGGGTCATGCCAGACTTTCTAGGGTGGTGGGTCTCCCAGACAGCCTGTTTGTGGAATCAGTAATTGTCCGTGCTGAACTACGCGGTAAAGGCTATGGACGGAAGCTAATGGAGGCCACTGAGAGGTACGCAAAAGTGAAGGGTTTCCAAAACATGTATCTGACCACCCACGACAAGCAAGACTTCTACCACCACCTTGGGTATCGCTTGTCAGAACCTGTGCACAATATGGGCAGTCTAAACAACCTGCTGCCTGCCGCCATGATCCAGAGGATGGCGGCCTGTAGGATGGACCCTATCTCAAATCATTCTCTCGCCTCCTCATCTGCAGCTCCATGTCCTTTACTTGTGACTCCAGCACCTGCTCCAGATCTCTGCTCCACGTCTCCAACATCACTTGCGTCTGACCTCAGTTCCATGTCTTCACTATCTGCTGCTGGACCCTGCTGTACACCTGCTCCTGATCTCTGCTCCATATCGCCACCTCCACTTGCTCCTGATCTATTCTCCATAGCTCCACCACTGCCATCTTCTCCTGACTTCTGCTCCATGTCTCTACCACCTCCTCCTGATCTCTGCTCCACATCTCCACTACTACCTCCGGACCTCTGCTGCACCTCTCCTCTGCTACCACCTCCTCCGGACCTCTGCTCCATGTCTCCACCACCTCCTCCGGACCTCTGCTCTACGTCTCCACCTCCTCCGGACCTCTGCTCAATGTCACCACGTCTACAATCTGCTCCTGGACACCACTCCACACCACCTCCTCCCGATCTCTGCTCCACGTCCCCACCTCCTGCTTCTAGACCCTGGTTCCAAGCTACTCCTGACCTCTGCTCCGCACCTCCCACATCACCACCACCTCCTGCTCATTACCTCTCCTTCATATCTCCAACATCACAACTCCTTCCTGACCTCTGCTCCACACCTCCATTGCATCCTCCTGGACCCTGCCCCATGCTGCTGCCgccacctcctcctcctggaccctgCTCCATGCAGCCGCCGCCTCCTCCTGGACCCTGCTCCatgccgccgcctcctcctcctggaccctgCTCCATgccgcctcctcctcctggaccctgCTCAATGCCGCCGCCTCCTCCTCGTCCTGGACCCTGCTCCATGCCGCCACCTCCTCCTGGACCCTGCTCCatgccgccgcctcctcctcctcctggaccctgCTCCATGCCgccacctcctcctcctggaccctgCTCCATGCAGCCACCGCCTCCTCTTGGACTCTGTTCCGTGCCTCTACTGCCACCTCGTCCAACACGTGCTCCTGTACCTTGCTCCatgccgccaccaccaccacctcctcctctacCTAGACCCTCATCACGTCCATCTCTTCCACCAACACATCAGGGAACAACTGTTTTTTCCTTGAACACCCCATACAGGGACTTCCGTGGGGATCCAATATTTTGGATGAAAAAATGTATCTGA